One Tursiops truncatus isolate mTurTru1 chromosome 3, mTurTru1.mat.Y, whole genome shotgun sequence DNA segment encodes these proteins:
- the LYSMD3 gene encoding lysM and putative peptidoglycan-binding domain-containing protein 3 produces MAGRHQNRSFPLPGVHSSGQVHAFGNCTDNDMLEEDAEVYELRSRGKEKIRRSTSKDRLDDIIVLTKDIQEGDTLNAIALQYCCTVADIKRVNNLISDQDFFALRSIKIPVKKFSSLTETLYPPKGRQTSRPSSVQYLSEQQEVLSANDFLSSSESAGSFLKEVDRDIEQIVKCTDTKRENLNEVVSALTAQQVRFEPDNKNIQRKDPYYGADWGIGWWTAVVIMLIVGIITPVFYLLYYEILAKVDVSHHSTVDSSHLHSGVTPPSQQREMENEMAPTKGIPFVPQDDHKLYSQYSQLPAARHKT; encoded by the exons ATGGCAGGGAGGCATCAGAATCGTAGTTTTCCTCTTCCAGGAGTTCATTCAAGTGGTCAAGTACATGCATTTGGAAATTGTACAGACAATGATATGTTGGAGGAGGATGCTGAAGTGTATGAGCTTCGatccagaggaaaagaaaaaatccgAAGAAGTACATCAAAAGATAGACTTGATGACATTATAGTATTAACAAAAGATATACAGGAAGGAGACACTTTAAATGCAATAGCCCTTCAATACTGTTGTACG gtaGCAGATATCAAGAGGGTTAACAATCTCATCAGTGATCAAGACTTTTTTGCCCTTAggtctatcaaaattccagtaaAAAAGTTTAGTTCATTGACTGAAACACTTTATCCTCCAAAAGGAAGACAGACTTCACGTCCTTCATCTGTCCAGTACCTTTCAGAACAACAGGAAGTTTTGTCAgctaatgattttctttcttccagtgaGTCAGCTGGtagctttttaaaagaagtagaCCGAGACATAGAACAAATAGTAAAATGTACAGACACCAAAAGAGAGAACCTTAATGAGGTGGTGTCTGCCTTGACAGCACAACAAGTACGTTTTGAACCTGATAACAAAAACATTCAACGTAAGGATCCTTATTATGGAGCAGACTGGGGAATAGGGTGGTGGACAGCTGTAGTGATAATGTTGATAGTAGGCATAATAACGCCAGTATTTTATTTGCTGTATTATGAAATTTTAGCTAAAGTGGATGTTAGTCACCATTCAACAGTGGATTCTTCACATTTGCATTCAGGAGTCACACCCCCATCACagcagagagaaatggaaaatgaaatggCTCCAACTAAAGGAATACCCTTTGTCCCACAAGATGACCATAAGCTTTATAGTCAATATTCTCAGTTACCTGCTGCTCGACACAAAACATAG